The DNA window AGCAACTTTCCTTTCAAGGAAGTATTCAAACCAATCTTAAGTTTAACTATTATCCATTAGTAATTCGTGAACCGAATGATTACACATTGAATGTCCTTATGAGAAGTGGCTATCAAGGTGAGCAATGGCAAATCGAACGAGAATTAAATTTGATGGCAACTCCCACAGAATTACTATGGCAACCTTTCAGTAGTCTTAGTGGTGGCGAACAAACACATGTGATGCTAGCAACCCTTTTTGCCCAGGATGGATATTTCCCCCTGCTTGACGAACCGACTAATCACCTTGATCAGGATGGTCGAAAACAAATTGCTCAATATCTAAAAGCGAAAAAAAACGGCTTCATTATCACTAGCCATGACCGAGATTTTCTCGATAAAGTCATTGACCATTCATTAGTGATTGAACAACACCAGCTTGTTTTAACCCATGGTAATTACAGTGATTATTTCGTTCATAAGGAGCAACGAGATTCTACGGCCATCAAGAAAAACGAAAATTTATTAAAAGATATTCATCATTTAAAGCAAACACGTCAGGCAAAATCTCAATGGGCTCAACAAGCAGAAAATGAAAAGAAGAATAATTTGCATGCGGATAAAGGCTTTATTGGTGCCAAAGCTGCAAAAATGATGAAAAAAGCAACCATAATGAAAGGACGCTTAGACACCGCAATCGAGGAACGAAAAGGACTTTTAAAAGAGATTGAAAATGTTGTTCCGCTAACAATTAATGTCCTCCCCACTAATCATCAACTATTGTTAAGCATTAATGATCTAACGTTATCGTATCCAACTAAACAACTCTGTTCTAATATCACTACAACCATTAAAAAAAATGACCAGGTCCTGCTCTGTGGGAATAATGGTACTGGAAAATCTAGTATTATTAATGCAATCATTGGGACATTCAGTGGTAAGCAAAGCGGAGATATACTTTTTAGCAGTACCCTTAAAATCAGCACAGTACGTCAAGATTATTCTGATAATCATGGAAGTTTACGTAGTTTTGCATCTTCTTCTAAAATCAACTACGATCAATTTCTTAACCTTTTTCGTAAATTAGGAATGGAACGTACTACTTTTGATGTTCCGATTGAAGAAATGAGTATGGGACAACAAAAGAAGGTTGAACTAGCACGGTCATTAGCTGAGCCCGCTCACCTTTATTTATGGGATGAGCCGCTAAATTATCTTGATACCTATAATCAGCAACAACTAATTCAGTTAATTCAAGAAAAGCGACCACCAATGCTAATTGTTGAACATGATCAAAATTTTATTAAGCAAATTGCCACAAAGAAAATTGAAATTTAATATTTCCTGGGAAATAATCAACTTTACCAACTTAATGTTAAAAAGGAGCTTCACGCGACAAAATAATAGTCGTTTGAAGCTCCATAATTTTTAGCTAAATTAAATTCAACTCAGTTAACCACTCAAGAAATAGTGGGAACCACTTTCCCATATGCGTATCTACCCGATCATTATTAACAATACCAGTATATTCGTTAGCTAACGCGATTCCATGTCCCCCAGTGCCAAACTCATGTAATTCATATGGAATATCATGCTTAATTAACGCATCTGCATATACTTGAAGGTGATCAACAAAGGGAGTCAGTTCATCTTTTGCCGATCCCCACATAAAGGTTGGTAGTGTTTGCGGATTTACCAATTTTGCTACATTTTCTGTTGTAACCCCCATGCGTTCATCAATCAAGGGTTGAATAACAGGATATCCTAATGCGGCAAATTTAGCATGTGTTAGTTTTTCGTTACTATATGCAGCGGCAATTTGGCCTCCTGCAGAAAAGCCAATAATCCCCAACCGATCAGTGTCAACATCAAATTCAGCTGCATGGTTGACGATATATTCAAATGCTTGGTGAACCGCTATTTTGGCTTCTTCATAATTCTTATGCTCAACTACCGGATATCGTACAACAAATGTTTGCCATGCATGGGTTGCAAACGTTAATGCCACCCGTTCGGAATCTCGTTCCATAATCTGGTTATAACTGCCTCCTGGCAAAATAACAAGGCCAGGTAAAGCTTTATCAGTATGACTATGATAAATGTCTAGAGACGAATATGGTTGATCTAAGTTAACACTTTTAATTTCCATTTTCTCACCTCATTTTGATTTTTAAATGTTGAAATTACAAAGAATAGTATAACCTTAATCTGAGATAAACGATACAATTAAACAATTTGTTATTAATTTCTAAATTCCCTCTTGTTTATCACGACACATTTGTTAAAGTGGTAAGGTATTAATTATTATTTGGGGGTTAGAAAATCTAATGAGTATTATGAAGACTAGGTCATTCTGGATTGCTGCCATTATGACCTTAATTTGTTCTGTTGCTGGGGTGCTTTTAGCAAAACTACCTTATGTCAACTTAATCGGGGCATTGGTTATTGCTTTATTATTAGGTATTGCCATGCAGTTGACTCCTGCTAGCTTGCGGAATGAGGCTCAAGGCGGCATCGGATTTATTTCTAACAAATTTTTACGGCTTGGTATTATTCTTCTTGGTTTCCGCTTAAACCTAGAAAAACTTGCTGCCGCTGGGGTTAAGACTATTTTAGTTGCGGCTATTGAAGTTACCGGCACGATTGTCCTTACTTATTGGCTTAGTCGAAAGTTTGGTGCAGAAGATGAATTAGCTATCCTTTCTGCTTGCGGCTGTGGTATTTGTGGAGCGGCTGCTGTAATGGGGGTTTCACCACAAATTGAAACTGACAACGAGGAGCGCAAACGAGAAAATGAAGTATTAGCTGTTGCTGTTGTTTGTGTAATGGGGACAGTCTTTACTTTAGTTGAAATTGGAATAAAGCCACTCCTCGGACTTACCGATCCACAGTTTGGAATTGTGGCTGGTGGTTCATTATATGAAATTGCTCATGCCGTTGCAGCCGGGGGAGCTTTTGGTGAAGCAAGTTTAGATAACGCCCTTATTATGAAACTTTCACGGGTTCTTCTCTTAGCGCCAGTCGCTTTAATTGTTGGTTACTGGTATCAACACCGCCTTATAGTTGAAAGTGAAGAAGAACATACTAAAGAACCAAAGAAATTACCAATTCCTTGGTTCCTCGGCGGTTTTATTTTAACTAGTGTGTTAGGAACCTTTCTTCCATTCTCACCAGCCTTTCTTGATGCACTTGTTCAAGCAGCCTATATCTTTTTAGGAATGGCAATGGCTGCATTAGGTGTTTCAGTAAACTTTAAGGTTATTTTTAAACGTGGAGGGGCCGTTTTTGGTGTGGCTGCGATTAGCTCAACCTGTTTATTGGTATTTATGATTATTATGAGTAAAATATTCTTCTAGATTATTAAAAGCGTTAAATTGAGGATTTATTTTAGACGGCATATAGTCTTTCCGCCAATTTAACGCTTTTTATTTATATTCTTCTATTTAACTGTCTTTCCTAGCTGGTAAGCTTCTTCAACGTGTTTAGCCAGTTTTTGATTATTCCAAGAATCAGCTGCGAGTACCTCTCCTACTTTATCCCAACGCATATATTCAAGCAATTGCTTAAAATATAAGTTAAGTGAAGCAAAGGCATCTGCTTGACCATAACCACTCACTAAAGTAATAGCTTTCTTTCCGCCGTGAAGTTCATGGTTATAGCTGTAGAAACGATCAATCACTGCTTTTAGCGCTGCATTGATCCCATAATAATATAGCGAACTAACCAAGACTACCATGTCTGCCGCTAACAGCTTAGGCATTACTTCATTAGTAATAACATCATTCGGTTCAATCGCAACTTCTTGTCCGGGATGATTGTCCTCCAATTTAATCATCGAAAATTCATCGGTCCGGCGTCCAGCATCAAAGCGATAAACTTCATTTTCTGCTTCAGTTGCGCCCTTAACAAAAGCATCTGCTAATTGCTCAGAAGTTCCTGGATGATGGGGACTTCCTGTTAATACAACAATCTTCATCATGATCCCGTCCTTTCTTACTTAATTATAGTGATAGTTCGACTAAATTAGAAATAGAAACATTGAATATTAATAGATAACTAAAATGAATTAACGATGCCAACTAAAGATTTTCAACCAATTTACCTTAGCTCGCTCTCGTTTTTGTTCTTCTTTAATGTATGAACGATCCGTAATGAAATGAAAGATATTCATGCCTATTCCTCATAAATATGTTCACTGAGGTAACGTTCGCTTGAATCAGAAAATACCGTGACTAAATTAGCCCCGTGCGGTAATTCTTTAGCAACTTCTAAACTTGCCGCAAGCGCAGCCCCACTAGAGCTACCAATAAAGAGGCCGAGATTTTTAGCAACCCAGCGAACATAATAGAATGCATCCTCATCACTGATTGTTTTTACCCCGGTATAATCTAAATTCTTGAAGAATAGCGGAATAAATTCAACGCCAATTCCTTCTGTACGGTGACTATGGGCTGGGCCCCCATTTAAAATCGATCCGGCTGGTTCAACAATATAGCCTTTCAACTCTGGGTAAGCATCTTGGAGCGCCTTTTGAATCCCCGCAAAAGTGCCACCACTTCCTGCCCCAGCTACAAAGGCCGCCAGCGGTTTATTAGCAAGATCAGCTAAAATTTCTGGTCCCAAGGTGTGCTGATAAACATCAGGATTCGCTGGATTCTGGAATTGTAAAGGCACATAAGCATTCCCAATTGCAGCCGCCAATTCTTTTGCGGCCGCAATTGCCCCCTTAATTCCCTCTTCACTCGGGGTATTAATCACTTCAGCTCCTAGCGCACGCATTAACGTTTGCTTTTCAAAACTAAACTTTTCTGGCACCACTAATTTAACTGGTAAATGGTATTTTAAGGCTGCTAAAGCAACTCCAATTCCTGTATTTCCGGCCGTTGGTTCAATAATCGTTGTTGTATCTGTTATTTTTCCTTCTTCCATTCCTCGCTGGATTAACGCCATCCCCAAACGATCCTTAATACTGCCACCAGGATTAAACATTTCGAGCTTAGCATAAATATTAACGTCATTCGGAGTCTTCATCGGCAGGTGCATCAAGGGGGTGTGACCAATCAAATCATAAGTATTTTCAACTAACATAATGGTTCCTTCTTCCTCAGAATAATCGAGTAGGAGATAATTGATTAGTTCAATTATCGACCTCTCACACCACCGTACGTACGGTTCCGTATACGGCGGTTCGACAACTTAATCACATTGAATTGACTGGAGCGTCTTGGACATATTCATAAGTCCGAGTTGTTCCAGTTTTCTATTAGTTAGAGAATAGCTCAAGGTCTTACTATGTGCAGTTCGCCAGTAGCCCTTTCGGGTACTAGCGAAGACATATGCATCACGCTGGGACATCCCCAACTTCTGTAAGTTAGTTACCTTAGTTTTAAACTTTTTCCATTGCTTCCAAATATACTGCCTTATTCGGACCCTCAACCACTTGTCAAGGCGTTGAATAAAGTTAGTTAGTTTCCCAATTGAGTAGTACTGAAGCCACCCACGCATTTTTCGATGAATTTCTTCAAACATTCTTGTCAGAGATATTCCACGATTACGTTTAGTTAATAACTTCAGTGCTTTCTTTACTCGTTGTTGCGATTGTTTAGCTGGACGGGCGTAGGCCCCATTGTGGTCTACACCCAACGAAAAGCCAAGAAACTTCAACCGTAGCGGGCTACCGACTTTGGTTTTATCTGGGTTCACTTTAACTTTCAAGCGCTTTTCTAGAAACTGGGTAATGCTTCGCATTACTCGTTCTCCGGCTCGTTGACTTTTAACATAGATGTTACAATCATCCGCATAGCGCACAAAGTGGTGACCACGTCTAGTCAACTCTTCGTCCAACTCATTTAGATAGATGTTCGCCAGTAGTGGTGACAATGGCCCTCCTTGTGGGGTTCCTTTTTCACTCTTAGCGAAAAGCCCATGGTCTAAGACTCCGCTAGTTAGAAACTTACGAATGAGTCTTAGTGTCCATGGGTCATCAATATATTGTTGGAGATACTTAATCATCAAGTCATGATTAACGTTATCAAAATAGGCTTTTAGGTCTAAGTCGACAACTCTTCGATAACCTTGATTATAAAGATCTACTACTTTTGAAATAGCGTCATGGGCCCCACGGTGGGGACGGAAGCCAAAGCTATTATCAGAGAAAATACGCTCAAAGATAGGCGTAAGAATTTGGGCTACAGCTTGTTGAACCATTCGGTCCACCACCGTTGGTATTCCAAGTCTTCTTACTCCACCATTAGGCTTCGGAATTTCTACCCGTTTGACTGGAGCTGGTTTATACTTGCCCTCACGCAAACTAGCGATCAGTTCCGTCTTATTTTCTCTGAGATATGGCAGAAGGTCATTGACTGTCATATCGTCAACGCCTGCTGCTCCTTTATTTCTCTTAACTCGCAAATAAGCCTGATTAAGGTTATTGCGATCCAAGACCAGGTCTTGGATAGTGACACTCATACCTTTACCTTCACCATAACCGGTACTACGCGCCCTTGTGTACTTTCGGTTTTCCAAACCTATCCTCGACAAGCGGTCAGCTTGTTGTTCTGTTTTCTGCGATTGTCGCACCTGATTACACCTCCGATATAAGTTACAAGTTATTGTCGTTCAGTCCTTCATCTGATTATTCAAACTACTATGACCTCGGCTGACTTCTGGCTTACTCAACACTGCATCACTGCACCGCTTGTTTCTGTGGAAATTAAACTTATTCCTCTTGTCGGAAACGTGTAGGCCAGATCTCCCCGGGTAAGAATATTAGCTTTCGTACCATGTCATCGTTAGCTTTACTGAGACCAACTTCGAGTAGTATTGGACTTCAACTTGTCTAGCAGCCTTATCCAGTTAATTCCAGCCTTATAGCTACTTCTTGTTCATCGATGCAGTACTTTGCCTTAGACTTCCTTCAGATTCCACCTCACGGTGGACACCCTTGTCCTCAGCTCATGGTTCCGACTACTACGGCCCATAGCGGACTTTCACCACCTAGCTAATACCCATGCCGGGCGCACTACAAAAAGGCGCAAACTCAAGAAATAATCTTGGATTTGCGCCTTATGTGTTATCAACTTGATAGTAATTCAATTAAAAATGAGTATACCAAAAAGTGAGTCGCATAAGACGCGATTCACAACAACAAATATTTGCGTTAACAAAATAATTGTTTTCCATTGGTAATTTCCTCGTATTTCAAATTACAGTAATAATAACTAGTTAAAAGTAAGTTGTCAAGAAAATTTACATAGACAGGTGTAAAATAAAAAAGAATCATTTTATAAAACAGGAGCGCTACACATGAAAAAGAACGGACTATTATTAGTCAATCTCGGTTCACCCGATACGCCAACAACTCCCGACGTTAAGCGTTATTTGAAAGAATTTCTCAGCGATCGGAATGTTATCGAAATGCCACCAGCACTATGGCAACCACTCCTTCGCGGAATTATTCTTCCAACGCGGTCATGGCGATCAGCGACTTTTTATCGTAATTGTTGGACAAAAGATGGGTCTCCATTGATTGTCTACACAGAACGGTTGGTTGCTAAGGTTCAGGAATTGATGCCGGAGTGGATTGTCAAAATGGCAATGACCTATGGCAAGTCTAAAATTAGTGACACAATTGTCGAAATGAAAAAGGAATGTCAAAATATTACCGTTCTCCCTCTCTTCCCTTTTTTCACTAAAAGCACAACCCAAACGATCATTGATAAGGTCAAAAATGCTGATCCAGAAGCGAAAATAATTGATCGTTTCTCGGCAGAAGAAGATTATTTAGACTTATTGGCTAAGCAAATCCAAACGGCATGGGATAAAGGGAAATATGACAAATTACTCATTTCGTATCATGGAATTCCGACAGCCATGGTTAATCATGGTGATCCTTATCGCGATGAAACAGAAGCGGCCACCATGGAACTGATTAAACGCCTTGACATTCCCGAAAAGCAAATTAAGATGGCTTACCAATCTAAGTTTGGCCCAATGCCATGGTTAAAACCTTACCTCCGGAAT is part of the Limosilactobacillus reuteri genome and encodes:
- a CDS encoding YeiH family protein — translated: MSIMKTRSFWIAAIMTLICSVAGVLLAKLPYVNLIGALVIALLLGIAMQLTPASLRNEAQGGIGFISNKFLRLGIILLGFRLNLEKLAAAGVKTILVAAIEVTGTIVLTYWLSRKFGAEDELAILSACGCGICGAAAVMGVSPQIETDNEERKRENEVLAVAVVCVMGTVFTLVEIGIKPLLGLTDPQFGIVAGGSLYEIAHAVAAGGAFGEASLDNALIMKLSRVLLLAPVALIVGYWYQHRLIVESEEEHTKEPKKLPIPWFLGGFILTSVLGTFLPFSPAFLDALVQAAYIFLGMAMAALGVSVNFKVIFKRGGAVFGVAAISSTCLLVFMIIMSKIFF
- the ltrA gene encoding group II intron reverse transcriptase/maturase; its protein translation is MRQSQKTEQQADRLSRIGLENRKYTRARSTGYGEGKGMSVTIQDLVLDRNNLNQAYLRVKRNKGAAGVDDMTVNDLLPYLRENKTELIASLREGKYKPAPVKRVEIPKPNGGVRRLGIPTVVDRMVQQAVAQILTPIFERIFSDNSFGFRPHRGAHDAISKVVDLYNQGYRRVVDLDLKAYFDNVNHDLMIKYLQQYIDDPWTLRLIRKFLTSGVLDHGLFAKSEKGTPQGGPLSPLLANIYLNELDEELTRRGHHFVRYADDCNIYVKSQRAGERVMRSITQFLEKRLKVKVNPDKTKVGSPLRLKFLGFSLGVDHNGAYARPAKQSQQRVKKALKLLTKRNRGISLTRMFEEIHRKMRGWLQYYSIGKLTNFIQRLDKWLRVRIRQYIWKQWKKFKTKVTNLQKLGMSQRDAYVFASTRKGYWRTAHSKTLSYSLTNRKLEQLGLMNMSKTLQSIQCD
- a CDS encoding flavodoxin family protein, whose translation is MMKIVVLTGSPHHPGTSEQLADAFVKGATEAENEVYRFDAGRRTDEFSMIKLEDNHPGQEVAIEPNDVITNEVMPKLLAADMVVLVSSLYYYGINAALKAVIDRFYSYNHELHGGKKAITLVSGYGQADAFASLNLYFKQLLEYMRWDKVGEVLAADSWNNQKLAKHVEEAYQLGKTVK
- a CDS encoding PLP-dependent cysteine synthase family protein, translated to MLVENTYDLIGHTPLMHLPMKTPNDVNIYAKLEMFNPGGSIKDRLGMALIQRGMEEGKITDTTTIIEPTAGNTGIGVALAALKYHLPVKLVVPEKFSFEKQTLMRALGAEVINTPSEEGIKGAIAAAKELAAAIGNAYVPLQFQNPANPDVYQHTLGPEILADLANKPLAAFVAGAGSGGTFAGIQKALQDAYPELKGYIVEPAGSILNGGPAHSHRTEGIGVEFIPLFFKNLDYTGVKTISDEDAFYYVRWVAKNLGLFIGSSSGAALAASLEVAKELPHGANLVTVFSDSSERYLSEHIYEE
- the abc-f gene encoding ribosomal protection-like ABC-F family protein — encoded protein: MEPITINNLTFAYPGQEPLFNHCDLNISSDWKLGLLGRNGRGKTTLLKILQKQLSFQGSIQTNLKFNYYPLVIREPNDYTLNVLMRSGYQGEQWQIERELNLMATPTELLWQPFSSLSGGEQTHVMLATLFAQDGYFPLLDEPTNHLDQDGRKQIAQYLKAKKNGFIITSHDRDFLDKVIDHSLVIEQHQLVLTHGNYSDYFVHKEQRDSTAIKKNENLLKDIHHLKQTRQAKSQWAQQAENEKKNNLHADKGFIGAKAAKMMKKATIMKGRLDTAIEERKGLLKEIENVVPLTINVLPTNHQLLLSINDLTLSYPTKQLCSNITTTIKKNDQVLLCGNNGTGKSSIINAIIGTFSGKQSGDILFSSTLKISTVRQDYSDNHGSLRSFASSSKINYDQFLNLFRKLGMERTTFDVPIEEMSMGQQKKVELARSLAEPAHLYLWDEPLNYLDTYNQQQLIQLIQEKRPPMLIVEHDQNFIKQIATKKIEI
- the hemH gene encoding ferrochelatase; this translates as MKKNGLLLVNLGSPDTPTTPDVKRYLKEFLSDRNVIEMPPALWQPLLRGIILPTRSWRSATFYRNCWTKDGSPLIVYTERLVAKVQELMPEWIVKMAMTYGKSKISDTIVEMKKECQNITVLPLFPFFTKSTTQTIIDKVKNADPEAKIIDRFSAEEDYLDLLAKQIQTAWDKGKYDKLLISYHGIPTAMVNHGDPYRDETEAATMELIKRLDIPEKQIKMAYQSKFGPMPWLKPYLRNTLLNEAQLGHRDVLVVAPSFVADCLETLEEDQVQNYQVFRENGGNNLVMVPSLNDSPEFAQFITDLVQRKG
- a CDS encoding alpha/beta hydrolase; the encoded protein is MEIKSVNLDQPYSSLDIYHSHTDKALPGLVILPGGSYNQIMERDSERVALTFATHAWQTFVVRYPVVEHKNYEEAKIAVHQAFEYIVNHAAEFDVDTDRLGIIGFSAGGQIAAAYSNEKLTHAKFAALGYPVIQPLIDERMGVTTENVAKLVNPQTLPTFMWGSAKDELTPFVDHLQVYADALIKHDIPYELHEFGTGGHGIALANEYTGIVNNDRVDTHMGKWFPLFLEWLTELNLI